Proteins encoded by one window of Lepeophtheirus salmonis chromosome 10, UVic_Lsal_1.4, whole genome shotgun sequence:
- the LOC121125692 gene encoding dehydrogenase/reductase SDR family member 1 isoform X2: MSLSGKVCVVTGASRGIGRGIAVQVGGAGATVYITGRSNSDLQKTADEIKSRGGNPIMIQMDHSNDEEILGLFNRIRHEQKGKLDLLVNNAFGGVKMIIENFGKNFWEALSPVQMWDKINGVGLRDHYICTSYASRIMQSNRSGLIVNVSSGGGIKYVLNVPYGVGKAASDRMVADCAHELKKCNVAMVSLWPGAVKTEEMTKYVIVLNLL, translated from the exons ATGTCTCTAAGTGGTAAAGTATGTGTCGTTACAGGAGCTTCTCGTGGAATAGGGAGAGGAATTGCAGTTCAAGTCGGAGGAGCTGGAGCAACCGTTTACATAACAGGTCGTTCTAATTCTGATTTGCAAAAGACGGCTGATGAAATCAAATCTAGAGGAGGGAATCCAATTATGATTCAAATGGATCATAGtaatgatgaagaaatattGGGACTCTTCAATAGAATTCGTCATGAGCAAAAAGGAAAATTAGATTTATTGGTTAATAATGCTTTTGGGGGTGTCAAGatgataattgaaaattttggtaAGAACTTCTGGGAGGCATTATCACCAGTTCAAATGTGGGATAAGATAAATGGTGTAGGACTAAGGGatcattatatttgtacaagttaTGCTTCAAG aattatgcAATCAAATAGATCAGGTCTTATAGTAAACGTGAGTTCTGGTGGAGGTATAAAGTATGTATTGAATGTTCCTTATGGTGTCGGAAAGGCTGCTAGCGATAGAATGGTAGCTGATTGTGCACATGAGCTGAAAAAGTGTAATGTTGCTATGGTTTCTCTTTGGCCTGGGGCTGTTAAAACCGAAGAGATGACTAAATATGTTATtg tacTGAATCTATTGTAA
- the LOC121125691 gene encoding palmitoyltransferase ZDHHC15B isoform X1 — protein sequence MSPPPKGTCARILWALKWIPVMFIMGIVVWSYFAYVFHLVFLTVQEPPLQVIFFVLYHIFLFLFVTSYWKTVLTHGGSVPPAFKLSAEELDNIEAGDPKMLLEDLAAKKDLPLIMRSMNGEIRICMDCRSIKPDRAHHCSVCGICVLKMDHHCPWVNNCVAFFNYKFFILFLGYALLYCLYVAMTSFRYFLLFWNSESPAHGKFHVLFLFFVSSMFSVSLCFLFIYHCYLISRNLTTLEAFRAPIFHSGVPDRKGFHLGSSANFQEIFGDRMWTWFAPIFSSLGDGLHFPIRGQLYGDEELGVHSTSIGMSRNGGRHLHRGEANEYSEESIPMMLAQDKWEEEERTLIISTSPSDDSSSFSPNGRAPVL from the exons ATGTCTCCTCCTCCAAAAGGAACTTGCGCTCGAATCCTGTGGGCTCTGAAATGGATCCCTGTGATGTTCATAATGGGGATCGTGGTTTGGTCTTACTTTGCATACGTGTTCCATCTCGTGTTTCTCACAGTGCAGGAGCCTCCACTCCAAGTCATCTTCTTCGTCCTCTATCACATTTTCCTCTTTCTCTTCGTGACCAGTTACTGGAAGACTGTTTTGACACACGGGGGCTCAGTGCCTCCAGCCTTCAAACTCAGCGCAGAGGAGTTGGATAACATTGAGGCAGGGGATCCCAAAATGTTGCTGGAGGATTTAGCTGCCAAAAAGGATCTGCCTTTGATTATGAGGTCCATGAATGGAGAAATACGGATATGTATGGATTGTCGATCTATTAAGCCTGACAGGGCGCATCACTGCTCCGTCTGTGGCATTTGTGTTTTAAAG ATGGATCATCATTGTCCCTGGGTCAACAACTGTGTTGCCTTCTTCaattataaattctttataCTATTCCTGGGCTATGCATTGCTGTATTGCCTCTATGTTGCTATGACGTCCTTTAgatactttttacttttctgGAATAGTGAAAGTCCTGCACATGGAAA ATTCCatgttttatttctattttttgtcaGTTCCATGTTTTCTGTGAgcttatgttttctttttatatatcattgCTACCTAATATCACGGAATTTAACAACGTTGGAAGCGTTTAGAGCCCCTATATTTCACTCGGGTGTTCCTGATCGAAAGGGGTTTCATTTGGGTAGTAGCGCGAACTTTCAAGAAATATTTGGAGATCGAATGTGGACATGGTTTGCGCCCATTTTCTCCTCTCTTGGTGATGGTCTTCATTTCCCCATCCGTGGCCAGTTGTATGGAGATGAAGAACTCGGCGTACACAGCACATCAATAGGGATGTCCAGAAACGGAGGTCGTCATCTTCATCGAGGTGAGGCAAATGAATATTCCGAGGAAAGTATTCCTATGATGCTTGCGCAGGACAAATGGGAAGAAGAGGAGAGGACTTTGATCATATCAACGTCGCCCTCGGATGATTCATCTTCGTTTTCCCCTAATGGAAGAGCACCTGTCCTATAA
- the LOC121125691 gene encoding palmitoyltransferase ZDHHC15B isoform X2, whose protein sequence is MSPPPKGTCARILWALKWIPVMFIMGIVVWSYFAYVFHLVFLTVQEPPLQVIFFVLYHIFLFLFVTSYWKTVLTHGGSVPPAFKLSAEELDNIEAGDPKMLLEDLAAKKDLPLIMRSMNGEIRICMDCRSIKPDRAHHCSVCGICVLKMDHHCPWVNNCVAFFNYKFFILFLGYALLYCLYVAMTSFRYFLLFWNSESPAHGKFHVLFLFFVSSMFSVSLCFLFIYHCYLISRNLTTLEAFRAPIFHSGVPDRKGFHLGSSANFQEIFGDRMWTWFAPIFSSLGDGLHFPIRGQLYGDEELGVHSTSIGMSRNGGRHLHRGQMGRRGEDFDHINVALG, encoded by the exons ATGTCTCCTCCTCCAAAAGGAACTTGCGCTCGAATCCTGTGGGCTCTGAAATGGATCCCTGTGATGTTCATAATGGGGATCGTGGTTTGGTCTTACTTTGCATACGTGTTCCATCTCGTGTTTCTCACAGTGCAGGAGCCTCCACTCCAAGTCATCTTCTTCGTCCTCTATCACATTTTCCTCTTTCTCTTCGTGACCAGTTACTGGAAGACTGTTTTGACACACGGGGGCTCAGTGCCTCCAGCCTTCAAACTCAGCGCAGAGGAGTTGGATAACATTGAGGCAGGGGATCCCAAAATGTTGCTGGAGGATTTAGCTGCCAAAAAGGATCTGCCTTTGATTATGAGGTCCATGAATGGAGAAATACGGATATGTATGGATTGTCGATCTATTAAGCCTGACAGGGCGCATCACTGCTCCGTCTGTGGCATTTGTGTTTTAAAG ATGGATCATCATTGTCCCTGGGTCAACAACTGTGTTGCCTTCTTCaattataaattctttataCTATTCCTGGGCTATGCATTGCTGTATTGCCTCTATGTTGCTATGACGTCCTTTAgatactttttacttttctgGAATAGTGAAAGTCCTGCACATGGAAA ATTCCatgttttatttctattttttgtcaGTTCCATGTTTTCTGTGAgcttatgttttctttttatatatcattgCTACCTAATATCACGGAATTTAACAACGTTGGAAGCGTTTAGAGCCCCTATATTTCACTCGGGTGTTCCTGATCGAAAGGGGTTTCATTTGGGTAGTAGCGCGAACTTTCAAGAAATATTTGGAGATCGAATGTGGACATGGTTTGCGCCCATTTTCTCCTCTCTTGGTGATGGTCTTCATTTCCCCATCCGTGGCCAGTTGTATGGAGATGAAGAACTCGGCGTACACAGCACATCAATAGGGATGTCCAGAAACGGAGGTCGTCATCTTCATCGAG GACAAATGGGAAGAAGAGGAGAGGACTTTGATCATATCAACGTCGCCCTCGGATGA
- the LOC121125692 gene encoding dehydrogenase/reductase SDR family member 1 isoform X1 gives MSLSGKVCVVTGASRGIGRGIAVQVGGAGATVYITGRSNSDLQKTADEIKSRGGNPIMIQMDHSNDEEILGLFNRIRHEQKGKLDLLVNNAFGGVKMIIENFGKNFWEALSPVQMWDKINGVGLRDHYICTSYASRIMQSNRSGLIVNVSSGGGIKYVLNVPYGVGKAASDRMVADCAHELKKCNVAMVSLWPGAVKTEEMTKYVIDNPGASAGLKSMYANGYESPEFSGMAVVKLAADPNIMKKTGKILITSRLAREYKFTDIDGKISGDLFSLKNTLIGSGHTWIAAIVPAFVPIPNFLLHLGSYKF, from the exons ATGTCTCTAAGTGGTAAAGTATGTGTCGTTACAGGAGCTTCTCGTGGAATAGGGAGAGGAATTGCAGTTCAAGTCGGAGGAGCTGGAGCAACCGTTTACATAACAGGTCGTTCTAATTCTGATTTGCAAAAGACGGCTGATGAAATCAAATCTAGAGGAGGGAATCCAATTATGATTCAAATGGATCATAGtaatgatgaagaaatattGGGACTCTTCAATAGAATTCGTCATGAGCAAAAAGGAAAATTAGATTTATTGGTTAATAATGCTTTTGGGGGTGTCAAGatgataattgaaaattttggtaAGAACTTCTGGGAGGCATTATCACCAGTTCAAATGTGGGATAAGATAAATGGTGTAGGACTAAGGGatcattatatttgtacaagttaTGCTTCAAG aattatgcAATCAAATAGATCAGGTCTTATAGTAAACGTGAGTTCTGGTGGAGGTATAAAGTATGTATTGAATGTTCCTTATGGTGTCGGAAAGGCTGCTAGCGATAGAATGGTAGCTGATTGTGCACATGAGCTGAAAAAGTGTAATGTTGCTATGGTTTCTCTTTGGCCTGGGGCTGTTAAAACCGAAGAGATGACTAAATATGTTATtg aTAATCCTGGAGCTTCAGCAGGACTCAAATCAATGTATGCTAACGGCTATGAATCCCCCGAATTCTCAGGAATGGCTGTAGTAAAGTTGGCTGCAGAtccaaatattatgaaaaagacTGGAAAGATCTTGATAACCTCTAGGCTGGCAAGAGAGTATAAATTTACAGACATTGATGGGAAAATATCCGGAGATctgttttctttgaaaaatactcTAATTGGATCTGGTCACACTTGGATTGCGGCAATCGTACCGGCTTTCGTGCCTATTCCAAATTTCCTTCTTCATCTGGGTTCATACAAGTTTTAA